The Methylomarinum sp. Ch1-1 genome contains the following window.
TTGCGCTAATTCATGAAACACTGGACCTAAAAATTTCCGAATCTTCCCATACAACACTTTTTTACGATACTTGGGTACAAATACCATATGATATTTGCAGTCCCATTTTGAATGACTTAAGCTTTCGTAAGACATGTAATTCTCCTCTTTTTATGGACCGCCAAGCCCTGAGGAGAAATTTACATGTCATTTAAAACTGAATCTTAAGGCAGAGCCTTGATAGTCTCACTGGTCAAACCAGTGGCTTACCTATCAACGAGTTAGCCTTGGACAGTCATTTACGGGTTTACCATGCGATTGCTCAGGAAATCGGCCAATTGGAGCAAAAAGTGATGGCACAGATCAAACCAAAAGCTGAGTACGACATTCTGACCAGTATGACCGGCGTCGGACCGATTCTGGGGACAACGATCCTACTGGAAACCGGCGATATCACCCGATTTAAACAAGTAGGCCACTATGCGTCTTATTGTCGTTGCGTTAAAAGTGAGAAAACCAGCAATGGGCGTAGGCAATGCGAAAAGCGGCAATAAATACTTGTCCTGGGCGTTCTCCGAAGCGGCGCATTTTGCGGTTCGCTACGAGCCTTTGGCGAAACGGTTTTACGAACGCAAACAGCGCCGTACCAATGGTATTGTAGCCATTCGGTCGGTGGCGCATAAACTGGCCAGAGCAGCTTATTACATGCTAAGAGATCAAACACGGTTTGATGCGACACGGTTGTTTGCCAGTTGAGTTCGGCGGCTGCGGTAAGCCAGGTATTGGGGTTGGTGAAACCATGAGACTCTGATTGGATGCCGCAGTCCGCCATCGATTGACATCATTCGTCCGAACCGCGAACCACACTGGGTTGGACTGTTGAACAAACAGAACCATGAGATCTGTGATAAACATTTTGGACACGGTTCGGAACCAAGGTTTTTGTGGGGCGCTAAGGCGCCAGGGATGTTGAATGAATCGGTTGACTACGCCGACATCAACGACCTTGATCCAGATGGGTGACCGGTGCGGATGATTCATCCGACACCTGAGAAGAGAAATAAAGGGTGCGAATGCGATGCAACTGATGGCGTTATAGGGATGCTGCCTGAAAAAGCGTAGCATCGGGGACGGGTAATCAGGATAACGGTATTGAAAAAACCTATGGACGTGTGGACGCGTCCTTCGGAACGGCTCGAGCTAAAGCCGTGTGGATAAGCCGTGGACAACGTCCGTGTTGCCCACCGTTTATCCACACTCTCGGGCCTCGCGACCACGACGACCACAGGTTCAATAACAAAGTTTTATTAAAACGATACCGAAAAAATCCAATATTTGCCCGAGGAATTTTTTGGCTTATTGACACCGGCTGGCTAATGGGTGACCCCTTTACTTCTGCTCTTAATTGAAAACAACGGGCTCAAGAAGCTACAAGCGCTCTGTGCCGTGATGCGAAAATTGTTGCACGCCATCCATGGCATGTTGAAAACCAATAAGGAATTTGATGGAGCTCGTTTTTATTCGATGCCTGCCGATTCCGCTAACTGAGTTTTTAAGGTTTTTTGCAAAAGATGACTTGTGTTTTAAGAGAGTATCTACGAGCTTTGTTAATCTTCGTCCGAAATATCCTTGATATTTTCCTTGAGATCACCAAAGCCCTTGCGAACTTTGCCGACGTTCTTTTGGACATTGCCTTCGATCTCCATCTCCTTGTCATCCAGTATGACGCCGGCGGCTTCCTTGACTTTTCCTTTGGCTTCTTCAATACGGCCTTTTACTTGATCTTTGTTCATATGCTTCTCCTGGTGTGTTAGCCATGACCCATTGGCCATACCCAAAGCGAGAAAAGGTATTTTCTATCGCTCAAATGAAACGGTACGCACAAAAATAGACAGGGTCGATGCGGCAGCGCACATAGCCCACGAACTAGTGAGTTAGGCATTTTCGCCGTTTTTCTAGCTCGAGAAACGGTTTCGGTTAAGTTGCCTCGTCAATTCACCAAGAGCCACATTATGTTCGATAGCGTACCGACGACAACTGATGCGTGGGTTAAAGTTTGGTTGGGTTTGGGAAACACCACAGAGTCTCCAGATTCAAACCCTAAATTTACCGAATCTTTTTAACCCGTTGGAGGATAGTATGAAAAAAATAATTCCCATCCTAGCCGTGTCTTTTCTGAGTGCGGCAACAAGTCCAATCTGGGCGGCTGATGACATCCAGGAGAAAAAACAAGAGCTTCTCAAAAAACAACAAGAAGTCAAGGAAATGCAGACCGAAATCAGGCAAGACAGCAAAAAGGCAACGGACCTCCGCGCCCATGAGGCCAACAAGGCCATGCAACAAGTGAGCAGGGCCAGCAAGATTACCGGCACCCAGGTGAAAAACACTATTGGAGACAGCCTCGGCGACATCATTGACTTGGTGCTCGACCCAGAAAGTGGCCAAGTGGTCTATGCCGTTGTTTCCTTCGGTGGTGTATTCGGCGTGGGTGACAAGCTGTTTGCCATTCCCTGGAGGGCCCTGCATTGGGCAAGTGATAAAGAGCATTACGTCCTAGATCTGGATAAGGAAACCCTAAAAAATGCACCGGGTTTCGATCAGAAACATTGGCCGGAAAATTCCGAGAAATGGGAAGAACAAGGCCAGGCCCTCGGCCAGTTTTATCGTGTGACGCCTTAACAGGGTATAGAAGGATTCAGACTCTGACGTCAATGCTGTAGACTTAAGAGCCTGAATCCCTTCGCTGATCCATCTACTACTGCCACGTTTTCTGAGCTCGGCCATTTTTAGCGTTTCTCGTTTTTTTGCCAAGCGCTTTCACGGCTTAGGATATGGTTACAAATAACTCGTTGATAGGTAAGCCACTGGTTTGACCAGTGACACTATCAAGGCTCTGCCTTAAGATTCAGTTTTAAAAAGACATGTAAATTTCTCCTCAGGGCTTGGCGGTCCATAAAAAGAGGAGAATTACATGTCTTACGAAAGCTTAAGTCATTCAAAATG
Protein-coding sequences here:
- a CDS encoding transposase → MDSHLRVYHAIAQEIGQLEQKVMAQIKPKAEYDILTSMTGVGPILGTTILLETGDITRFKQVGHYASYCRCVKSEKTSNGRRQCEKRQ
- a CDS encoding CsbD family protein yields the protein MNKDQVKGRIEEAKGKVKEAAGVILDDKEMEIEGNVQKNVGKVRKGFGDLKENIKDISDED
- a CDS encoding PRC-barrel domain-containing protein; translated protein: MKKIIPILAVSFLSAATSPIWAADDIQEKKQELLKKQQEVKEMQTEIRQDSKKATDLRAHEANKAMQQVSRASKITGTQVKNTIGDSLGDIIDLVLDPESGQVVYAVVSFGGVFGVGDKLFAIPWRALHWASDKEHYVLDLDKETLKNAPGFDQKHWPENSEKWEEQGQALGQFYRVTP